A region from the Aegilops tauschii subsp. strangulata cultivar AL8/78 chromosome 5, Aet v6.0, whole genome shotgun sequence genome encodes:
- the LOC109787382 gene encoding CBL-interacting protein kinase 7 produces the protein MAVAKSKAGKHAAPLLGKYELGRLLGRGTFAKVYHARSLVGGEAVAIKVLDKPELAATAGMDARVLGEVSAMRRLRHPNVLRLHEVLATRSKVYLVMELAPGGDLLSRLASLPKRRLPEHAARRVFLQLVSALIYCHARGVSHRDVKPQNVLIDADGNLKVCDFGLAALPESHRDDGRLHTACGTPAFAAPEVLRRKAYDGVKADAWSCGVILYVLLAGRLPFDDSNIAEMCRKAHRREYTLPEWVSQPARRLVSRLLDPNPATRLTVAELSSHPWFKRSLSLDSQLGSLLGGAPERDLLFQAPPTLNAFDIISMSPGLDLSGLFGENRRSREKRFMTTATPEQMVEQLGHSGAKLGYFMVGKKGVERLPLGGLSGLVAMSMEMSEVAPPLMLVELRLEAGDDEEVQAFGWDELRTELGEVVMAWHGCEELRTGAGGGALGCKCLFGLGVPEMVVIAGVAALLFGPKQLPEIGRSVGKTVKSFQQAAKEFETELKKEPEEGGDQPPPTTPTAVSSSDDEEKKELEASSRKEST, from the exons ATGGCCGTCGCCAAGAGCAAGGCAGGCAAGCACGCCGCCCCGCTGCTCGGCAAGTACGAGCTCGGCCGCCTCCTCGGCCGCGGCACCTTCGCCAAGGTCTACCACGCGCGCTCCCTCGTCGGCGGCGAGGCCGTGGCCATCAAGGTGCTCGACAAGCCGGAGCTGGCCGCCACGGCCGGCATGGACGCGCGCGTGCTCGGCGAGGTCTCCGCCATGCGCCGCCTCCGCCACCCCAACGTGCTGCGCCTCCACGAGGTGCTCGCCACGCGCTCCAAGGTCTACCTCGTCATGGAGCTCGCCCCCGGCGGCGACCTGCTCTCCAGGCTCGCCTCGCTCCCCAAGCGCcgcctccccgagcacgccgcGCGCCGCGTCTTCCTCCAGCTCGTCTCCGCGCTCATCTACTGCCACGCGCGCGGCGTCTCCCACCGCGACGTCAAGCCGCAGAACGTCCTCATCGACGCCGACGGCAACCTCAAGGTCTGCGACTTCGGCCTCGCCGCGCTCCCGGAGTCCCACCGCGACGACGGACGCCTGCACACCGCCTGTGGGACGCCCGCCTTCGCCGCGCCCGAGGTGCTCCGCCGCAAGGCCTACGACGGCGTCAAGGCCGACGCATGGTCCTGCGGCGTCATCCTCTACGTCCTCCTCGCCGGCCGCCTGCCGTTCGACGACTCCAACATCGCCGAGATGTGCAGGAAGGCGCACCGCCGCGAGTACACGCTCCCGGAGTGGGTGTCCCAGCCGGCGCGCCGCCTCGTGAGCCGCCTGCTCGACCCCAACCCAGCCACCCGCCTCACGGTCGCCGAGCTCTCCAGCCACCCGTGGTTCAAACGGTCGCTCAGCCTCGACTCGCAGCTCGGCAGCCTCCTCGGCGGCGCGCCGGAGCGCGACCTCCTGTTCCAGGCCCCGCCGACGCTCAACGCGTTCGACATCATAAGCATGTCGCCGGGGCTCGACCTGTCGGGACTCTTCGGCGAGAACCGGCGGAGCCGGGAGAAGCGGTTCATGACGACGGCGACGCCGGAGCAGATGGTCGAGCAGCTCGGGCACTCGGGTGCAAAGCTCGGTTACTTCATGGTGGGCAAGAAAGGAGTAGAGCGGCTGCCACTAGGCGGCCTGTCGGGGCTCGTGGCCATGTCCATGGAGATGTCGGAGGTGGCGCCGCCCCTGATGCTCGTCGAGCTTCGGCTGGAAGCAGGCGACGACGAGGAGGTCCAGGCGTTCGGATGGGACGAGCTCAGGACGGAGCTTGGGGAGGTGGTCATGGCGTGGCATGGCTGCGAGGAATT GCGGACGGGGGCGGGGGGCGGCGCGCTCGGGTGCAAGTGCCTGTTCGGGCTCGGCGTGCCGGAGATGGTCGTCATCGCCGGCGTCGCCGCGCTGCTGTTCGGGCCGAAGCAGCTCCCCGAGATCGGCCGCAGCGTCGGCAAGACCGTCAAGAGCTTCCAGCAG GCAGCCAAGGAATTCGAAACAGAACTGAAGAAAGAACCTGAGGAAGGCGGCGACCAGCCTCCACCCACAACCCCCACCGCGGTCAGCAGCAGCGACGATGAAGAGAAAAAGGAGCTAGAGGCATCGAGTAGGAAAGAGAGCACATGA
- the LOC109787381 gene encoding uncharacterized protein isoform X2, with amino-acid sequence MALLAVASPLKTLNPTLSPSPSPSRRRGLLLGSSHLRLPPLLSRSGRLRCSAGYGDAAAPQQAAPTTQRPDEIPWSRELCNSVRLIGTVGTDIELRQLPSGASVARGRIAVWKSATETTWVTLAFWDDLAVMASEHVKQGDRIFVSGRLVSDTVEEGPEKRQVYYKVVVQQFNFIESFQPVRLYSESSQDEEPKVSRLQAQEHRRSAVGRGEEQPQLGRLPAGGLGLEDGFPAGQAEETSLLHVRRRLHDI; translated from the exons ATGGCTCTCCTCGCCGTCGCGTCCCCGCTCAAAACCCTAAACCCTACCTTGAGCCCCAGCCCAAGCCCCAGCCGCCGCCGCGGTCTCCTCCTCGGCTCCTCCCATCTCCGCCTGCCGCCGCTGCTCTCGCGGAGCGGCCGCCTCCGCTGCTCGGCCGGCTACGGCGATGCCGCCGCGCCGCAGCAGGCGGCTCCGACGACGCAGCGGCCGGACGAGATCCCGTGGAGCAGGGAGCTCTGCAACTCGGTGCGGCTCATAGGGACGGTGGGCACCGACATCGAGCTGCGCCAGCTCCCCAGCGGCGCCTCCGTCGCGCGGGGGCGCATTGCCGTCTGGAAGTCGGCCACCGAGACCACCTG GGTAACTCTTGCATTTTGGGACGACTTGGCTGTTATGGCCTCTGAGCATGTAAAACAAGGAGACCGAATATTTGTTTCTGGACGGCTTGTATCAGATACTGTTGAGGAGGGGCCTGAGAAGCGGCAGGTTTACTACAAG GTTGTCGTTCAACAGTTCAACTTCATTGAGTCCTTCCAACCTGTGCGGTTATATTCAGAGTCAAGCCAGGATG AAGAACCCAAGGTATCCAGACTTCAAGCACAAGAGCACCGGCGAAGCGCTGTGGGTCGAGGGGAGGAACAACCCCAACTGGGTCGTCTCCCAGCTGGCGGTCTTGGACTCGAGGATGGGTTCCCTGCAGGACAAGCAGAGGAAACCAGTCTCCTACATGTACGCCGACGACTTCATGACATCTGA
- the LOC109787381 gene encoding protein OSB1, mitochondrial isoform X1, which produces MALLAVASPLKTLNPTLSPSPSPSRRRGLLLGSSHLRLPPLLSRSGRLRCSAGYGDAAAPQQAAPTTQRPDEIPWSRELCNSVRLIGTVGTDIELRQLPSGASVARGRIAVWKSATETTWVTLAFWDDLAVMASEHVKQGDRIFVSGRLVSDTVEEGPEKRQVYYKVVVQQFNFIESFQPVRLYSESSQDGGKHGDYVGNDSTSGSTENKKGDYMSSSSRSTEALWQAFFANPLDWWDNRKDKKNPRYPDFKHKSTGEALWVEGRNNPNWVVSQLAVLDSRMGSLQDKQRKPVSYMYADDFMTSDASD; this is translated from the exons ATGGCTCTCCTCGCCGTCGCGTCCCCGCTCAAAACCCTAAACCCTACCTTGAGCCCCAGCCCAAGCCCCAGCCGCCGCCGCGGTCTCCTCCTCGGCTCCTCCCATCTCCGCCTGCCGCCGCTGCTCTCGCGGAGCGGCCGCCTCCGCTGCTCGGCCGGCTACGGCGATGCCGCCGCGCCGCAGCAGGCGGCTCCGACGACGCAGCGGCCGGACGAGATCCCGTGGAGCAGGGAGCTCTGCAACTCGGTGCGGCTCATAGGGACGGTGGGCACCGACATCGAGCTGCGCCAGCTCCCCAGCGGCGCCTCCGTCGCGCGGGGGCGCATTGCCGTCTGGAAGTCGGCCACCGAGACCACCTG GGTAACTCTTGCATTTTGGGACGACTTGGCTGTTATGGCCTCTGAGCATGTAAAACAAGGAGACCGAATATTTGTTTCTGGACGGCTTGTATCAGATACTGTTGAGGAGGGGCCTGAGAAGCGGCAGGTTTACTACAAG GTTGTCGTTCAACAGTTCAACTTCATTGAGTCCTTCCAACCTGTGCGGTTATATTCAGAGTCAAGCCAGGATG GTGGAAAGCATGGAGATTATGTTGGTAATGATTCTACCTCTGGTTCAACTGAGAATAAAAAGGGAGATTACATGAGTTCCTCCTCTCGTTCAACTGAAGCACTGTGGCAAGCATTCTTCGCTAATCCTCTTGACTGGTGGGATAACAGGAAAGATAAG AAGAACCCAAGGTATCCAGACTTCAAGCACAAGAGCACCGGCGAAGCGCTGTGGGTCGAGGGGAGGAACAACCCCAACTGGGTCGTCTCCCAGCTGGCGGTCTTGGACTCGAGGATGGGTTCCCTGCAGGACAAGCAGAGGAAACCAGTCTCCTACATGTACGCCGACGACTTCATGACATCTGATGCCAGCGACTAA
- the LOC109787380 gene encoding auxin-responsive protein IAA12, with the protein MEATDSLLMATELRLGLPGTDDKPHKITSVMSPPATPRGRKRTLDAFEATASDEADRSDDVETAPPVAKAQVVGWPPVRSYRKSCFQAAASKSKAKKADEASSNNTPSAAAPASTNGSFVKVSMDGAPYLRKVDMRMYKGYRELREALEAMFVCFSGADGGASNGGANPAEYAITYEDKDGDLMLVGDVPFDMFSGTCKKLRIIKRSEATGLGSK; encoded by the exons ATGGAAGCTACCGACAGCCTCCTCATGGCCACCGAGCTCAGGCTGGGCCTCCCCGGCACCGACGACAAGCCACACAAGATCACCTCGGTGAtgtcgccgccggcgactcccagAGGCAGGAAGCGCACCCTGGACGCCTTCGAGGCCACCGCCTCCGATGAGGCCGACAGGTCCGACGACGTCGAGACCGCACCCCCCGTGGCCAA GGCACAAGTTGTCGGGTGGCCGCCGGTGAGGTCGTACCGGAAGAGCTGCTTccaggcggcggcgagcaagagCAAGGCGAAGAAAGCAGACGAGGCCAGCAGCAACAACACGCCGTCCGCAGCGGCGCCGGCGAGCACCAACGGCTCCTTCGTCAAAGTGAGTATGGACGGAGCGCCCTACCTAAGGAAGGTCGACATGAGGATGTACAAGGGCTACCGGGAGCTCAGGGAGGCCCTGGAGGCCATGTTCGTCTGCTTCTCCGGGGCAGACGGCGGCGCTTCCAACGGCGGCGCGAACCCGGCCGAGTACGCCATCACCTACGAGGACAAGGACGGCGACCTCATGCTTGTCGGAGATGTGCCCTTCGA TATGTTCAGCGGCACATGCAAGAAGTTGAGGATCATCAAGAGATCCGAAGCCACAGGCCTGGGATCCAAATAA